Sequence from the Muntiacus reevesi chromosome 9, mMunRee1.1, whole genome shotgun sequence genome:
GTTTTTGCAGAGAAGGTCCTTGCGCATTTGCTTGTATGTGGTGGAGAAATCATATACTACAGGAAGGTTGGGTGCCAGTCCTGGCAGTGTCACACAGGATCCCACTCCAAAAGACCTGACATTGAATCCCTTCTTCTTGAGAATGCTGTGGGCTTCCATGCTCCTGTTCAGGTTGCTCATACAGACCACAGCCACCCTGAGTGTGGAGGATGACATTATGTTGGCCACTTGGAACTACAGGCTGATGAGTGGGCTTAGAGTCTCTTAAAGGACTCAGAAGCCAGGGAGAAGTCAGCCTAGGTCAAGTTCTTCAGACTAATCTAGTGTCAAAGAAAAGATTGTCCCCTACCCCAGGTGGGAGGAGAACTTTTGATTGATAATTGGGTTAACTCTTGAGTAATTGGATTTGAACAGTGGGCTCTGACCAGAGGATCAGTCCAGGCATCAGAACAATCTGGTGATTATCACCTAAAAATGTAATTTTCCAAAAGGGTGTGGTTACCCCATGGGTGTGTTTTGAAATCTTCACTTAGCCCTTGGGTTCAATTGTGGGTGGGGCTACTATTGATATTAGACAAAATACTTAGACTACTCCCAAACTTGTCACCAGCCCCATCCAGTGACCTGAGAACATGCATGTGAAAAACATGTTTGAAATGTCCAAGCTTACACTTAATTCAATTATGCATAAAATTACAaacattgttttctatttctttcctatAATTGATACTCTAGAATTGTAGCTGTCAATTACGAGAGGATACAGATAGTTTTACctaaaagtaataaaatgattCACCAGTGTAAAAAGTGATTCCTAGAAAACATCCCTCCTGGTAGTGTTTGCAGGAGTTACAATACTGTACATCCTCCATTTGATTTTCTTGAATTCATGATGATTCTCCAAGAACTGGAGTAGCCTCCACTGTCTTTCCCATGTCTTCAAGGAGAGCTCTGTCTGACCACTCTATGCTGAAATATAGCAATTTTTTGTTCCATTTGTTTTGTTACTTTGCACCGTTGACCTAGCAAAGGATATAGACATTAAAATTATAAACGGGACACGAAACAGTAAGGAGAGACAGTCCCGTCCCTTCAAAATGGTGCAGGAAAAACATCCACTTAGAAAGCCAAAGATTTTATATCCCTGTGCCTCCATCAACATAGTGATTGTCACATTGCAATCTCAGTAAACACACTCGGCCTTTTCGAAGTGTGAATCCCAGACCCAGAGCATTAACATCAACCTGGAGTATGTGAAAAAGACAACTTTGGACTCCACATCACAAAATGAGAAAATCTGGGAGTGGAACCCAAAGATCTGTGACATACAAAGCCCTTCAGATGGTGTGATGTCCACCAAAGACTGACTCATAGCAGAGGTTTCTGAAACTTGACTGGACATTGACAGTCTCTGGGATGTCACTTGACTGGACTCTCCTTCCTCGGGAAGGAAAGTAAGTATGTGACAATTTGATATAATATATAAATCTTTTGATATAATATATAAAtctgataagaaaaataataatcactGTGAAGAATTTGTGGaaaattggtgaattttgacTATGTTCTATATTTTGGATTATAGTGTTGTATCAGTGTGAAATATTGTGATTTGGTCATTGCACTGCTATGAGATTATCCTTAAGAAATCACTGCTAAATATTTGGAGACTGAGGGCCATGACACTGCATATTTTGCTAAATAACACAACAGAAAAATCAAactgagaatgagagagagacagggccaggggcaggggcagggggtacAGGAAGGAGGCAAGGAGGTAGGGAAATGTGGCCAAATACTAATAGTGGCTGAATCTAAATGAAAGTTTTATGggaatttataatttattaatgtAACTTTTATGTGTTTGAATAATTTTGACCATAAGTAAGGCTGATCaccgaaggactgatgctttcgaactgtggtgctggagaagactctagagagtcccttggacagcaaggaggtcaaaccagtcaatcctgaaggaaatcaactctgaatattcgttggaaggactggtgctgtggggtctggctgctcatTGCTCAAAAGCCAGTAAACAGGCCAGATTGATggaaaggaaagttgctttatttcagatgcctgCAACAGGGGGAGAGGGGTGGCAGACATCTGTCCGAAGGTCAACTCCCCCCACTGACAAACAGGGGGTGAGAGAATTTATAGACAGGCAGGCGCAGGggatgggggtgtgggggtgtggcgTTACATGCAGAAATAGCATAGTCACaatggtctgaccagcatcatcttgaatgttttaggtacagttaatcttcagttccagggtccatttgtttcaatttctttgtggtcagttctcagaattgtggaagCTCATGTCCTGGGTACATTCTGCTCAATATGTAGGTAATTTCTGTACCTCAGAttttagtatctataagacagctcacaggacatggctcagattatctacagcccttgagaaagaactgaaggtccttgactatgcttgatgactacattattattagtCGCCTTAgacagttttcatttgttttagcatttctcacttttctgattaaatttattctttgattaaGGTTTTCTGCAGGCAAAAGGAAGACAGAGGACATGGGAGGGGGGCAAGGACCATATGGTCCTGCTCTACTTCATAATGACATAAATAtcttatttattgaaaataataaatgtacacACTCAATTCAAGGATGAAAAGTTGTGGAGAAGGGGTTGGTTTTGACAGATGCAGAGAACCATAATAACTTTACTCATGTGGATACAATGGAAAGGGTGTTAGAAATACAGCTCTAAATCTGGGTTCCTTGGGGCAACAGCCTCCCCTGGAGTCTTCAGGCAAATGCATAAAAATCTCTCCTCCCTGATGTCCAACTCTCAGAGTCCTCCTTGATTCATCACATTGTGTTCTATGAAGACTGCATTTGAAGCACGTAAGTAAGTTATTTACTGATATGGTATAAACTTTGGGGAAGGGAAGAAAATTACAGCATCAAGACTAATCTGTTTAGGGGAACCAAATcagacatttgaaaatattaagacCTTTGTTTGGTGTTAAgtaagggttagggttagggttagagtgATATCTAATCTTCTCCAATTTAAAAACTCATAATAATAAACTCCTCCCAGGATAGCATCCAAGCTCTTTAACTTGTAATCACAGCCAAAATACTTTTACTTCTATCTTTTTACCATTGCATATAGATGTGATCACACAACCATACAGGGTGGCaaactgtttaaaatatttaatgagttaaaaatatttaaatgtattaaatatttctatGACAGAAGCTTATCCTTAAACTCCCAAAAGACTTCACGTCATTCCCCACCTAATTGACCTCCATCCAATGACATCCCATAGCCAAATAGACTAAATTATTCATTCCATCTGGTTCCCCTAGTATTTTTTCTTGGTACCACTGTTATCTTTCTTTatcatataattttctttaactaTATAAACATTCATTTCTCTGTGAGATTATTACCTCATTTACAGATAATATCTTGTTCATCGTCCCATTCTATATTGTTCCTGGCTCACTCACTGTGGAAAAGAATCAGATAGATGCTATGAACTCTGAGTACAGTCTGAAATTTTGATTGTGTCTGTTAACAGGGTGTGAGGTCCCAGTCCTCTGCTCCAGGTATGACTGCCTTTAACCATACCGGTGTTAGCCATACAGTCTTCTACTTTGTGGGCATCCCTGGCCTTGAGGACAAGCATGTGTGGATCTCCATCCCCTTCTTCATGTCCTATGTCATTGCCCTGCTTGGAAACAGCCTGCTCATCTTCATTATCCTCACAAAGCGCAGCCTCCATGAACCCATGTACCTCTTCCTCTGCATGCTGTCTGGAGCAGACCTTATCCTCTCCACATGCACAGTCCCTCAGGCTTTGGCCATCTTCTGGTTCAATGCGAGGGAGATCTCCCTGGATCGCTGCATCACTCAactcttcttcatccattccacCTTCATCTCAGAGTCAGGGATCTTGCTGGTGATGGCATTTGACCGCTACATTGCCATATGCTACCCACTGAGATACACCACTATTCTTACACATACACTGATAGGGAAAATCGGTGTGACTATCTTTTTGAGAAGTTATGGTACAATTTTCCCAataatatttcttctgaaaaggCTAACTTTTTGTAAAAGTAACATTTTTCCAACCACTGTTTGTGAGCACATTGCCGTGGCCAAATTTTCCTGTGATGACATACGAGTAAACTTCTGGTATGGATTTTTTGTCCTATTGTCAACAGTGACCTTAGATGTCGTGCTAATATTTGTATCATATATGCTTATTCTCCATGCTGTCTTCCGCATCCCTTCTCGAGATGCTCGCCACAAAACTCTCAATACATGTGGCTCCCATGTCTGTGTCATCATACTCTTTTATGGACCTGGGATCTTCTCAGCTTTCACTCCTCGATTTGCACATCATATCTTACCCCATGTCCACATCTTACTGGCCAATGTCTGCATTCTGGCTCCTACTATGTTGAATCCCATCATTTATGGGATTAAAACTAAACAGATTCGGGACCAGGTATCTCAGATTTTGTGTCAAAAAAAGATATGACTTGGAAATGGAAGCAGAATACTGTTTTCTCAACATTTCTCACCCAGAGTCTGAAAAATACACCAGCTCACCTTCTTACTTCATTCTTACTCTAGATAGGTATTTGGAAAAAGATAAATTATGGATAATCACTAGATTATACTTTCCTGGTTTGTTGCATGCCTGACATAATGATGCAGTTCTTATTTCTCTTATCTACTTTGGGGCATGGCTGTATATATTCTTCCCTCTGTCTGCTCTATCACAAGGTTTTAATTTTCACAGGCTCACCTCTACCTACATTCATTCTGTTACTTGTTCTatcagaaggaagggagggaggaagcgaGGTtcggaggagggagggagaaaagacagagaaggaagagaggaaggaaaggaaagtgtcAGAGGGAGGTAAGGAGGGAAAGAGACATGCAAAAACCTCTGGCATCCATATATTTCCCCATTGCTTTTCCTCTGTATccattcttttcctcctcttgctcttcctcctctttcttgtctcctttccctcttccccctttccttctccttcttcttcctctgttTCCACCAGAGAAAAACACCTGAAAGAGCTCTCTATATATTCAGGTTTtgatacttttctatttttttaatctcatacCAATCATTTGCCCTTCATGTTGCATGCATGTTACAGCGACCTTTACCCTGCTGAATTCAATGGTCAATATTCATTCTACATGATACATAAGAAATATTTCACACAGTCAAACAGCtgaaaaattcttgaaaattcTCCCTCATCCCACATCAGACAATATATTAGAGATAAAAACTGTAtaaaattacttatttcttataaaatggagatattaaCTGCTAATATTTTACAAAAGATTGCTATATGTTTTCTATGGTGTATTTGTATGcgggtaaataattttttttaatttggactaTATTCCACCTACTATTCCAGAATGTACCTTTCTCACTTAGCAAAGTAATGTAGACATATGCCCATGCTAAATTGTACACCTCTAGTCACTAGCAATTGCAACCAGGGATGGTGAGCTGATGAGCCCTGAGAAAACTAAGGATATGAAAACACAGGATGGTGGCTGCAGATAACTGAGCTGtacatcaaaggaatgatttcagcgagcccagactcttgcatcttcccatacatagacaAGCACTAAATTCCTCAAGTTGGTATATCTGGGTTTTTTTAATTAGCAATAATTTTTTGTCATTCAGACCACCTGTGCTTGGTTGCAAAACGTCTATATAACTTGGCTTCCTCCAAccttgcctcctcagagcagttctctcagggttatttGACACACTGCCTCctcaggcttgaagtcctaaaaattcctgccAAATAAATATAACTctcaaaaaaattctttaaaaaccaactgtaaaaaataaaagttaaaaaaaaaaaccaactatacACTTCTGCAGGCATTTTGATCATCTTTCCATTGTTTTTATACAAAGATGTACTATAATTTAGCCAGTAGTCTTgtcaaaaagcatttttaaaagccatactcttttcaaaaagcatttctcatatgtaattttttatttactgtttatttCCCAATCAAGAGCAGGCTCAGCATTCTCTAAATATAACTTCCTAAGTGTCCATTATATCATCTGAGATAGACAAATGATCGTAGATAATGAAATACATAAAGAAGTTACACATATTGCATTAGCCACTGTGGTTcaccttttcttctttgatttttacacatatttttacacatctaactcaatgaaactatgagccatgccatgtatggccacccaagatggacaggtcatggtggagagttctgacaaaacactggagaagggaatggcaaaccacttcagtattattgccttgagaaccccatgaacagtataaaacagcaaaaagataagatggacagggaagcctggcgtgctgcagtccacaggattgtagagtcagactcaactgagtgaaCTTACATATCTGAAACTATATTTCATATAGACTACAAAAAAATCTATGTgaaatctgtttatattttacatacatatactaataattatttataatatagttttaacataattttagctggttataaaataaatcagttcATAGAAGAACCATAAATTCTTGGTTTGACTTTTATTAACTTGcagtatatttcaaatttttcagttttctgagaaaGTAATGCTTATTAAAACACTTTCCTatccatttcctcatttttccTATCCACTATTTTTAGTTTACACATGCTTCCTTAAGTGGTTGAAATATGactcttttcctttgatttttctttttccactgttttcctagTGTGCCTTAAAgtgtttaaaaatcaaacaaaactaacattattttaatgtttggTTTCTACTTAATTAGCATTTGAATAATTATGGTCAGTGTTTTTAAAACATCTgctgattttaaaagacaaaataacaaagaatcactttcagttcagttcagttcagtcgctcagtcgtgtccgactctttgcgaccccatgaaccacagcacgccaggcctccttgtccgtcaccagctcccggagtccacccaaacccacatccacagagtcagtgataccatccaaccatctcatcctctgtcgtccccttctcctcctgccctcaatctttcccagcctcagggtcttttccaatgagtcaactcttcacatgatgtggccaaagtattggagtttcagtttcagcatcagtccttccaatgaccacccaggactgatctcctttaggatggactggttggacctccttgcagtccaagggactctcaagagtcttcgccaacatcatagttcaaaagcaccacttctttggtgctcagctttctttatagtccaactctcacatccatacatgactactggaaaaaccatagctttgactagatggacctttgttggcaaagtaacgcgtctactttttaatatgctgtctaggttggtcataacttttcttccaaagagcaagcatctttgaatttcatggctgcagtcaccatctgccgtgattttggagcccaaaaaatttttgaatgttttgaattttaaatgttaaggtttATATATATCTTTGTATAATATACTGCTACATGGCATACTGTATTCTAGCAAACTAGTGGATTCTTTGTGAATATTTACATCTGTGTAACTGacagtataaatataaatatatttataatatatataatataaaatataaatataaatataaaattgttatGAATATAAGCATTAATAAACATCTGCTATATTTTTTGTCCTTGATGtacactgtaaaataaaaacagattctgAAAATTTTTACTGCATATATGAGCAACTGAATCGCAGTCAGGTTGAGTGCTTTTTTATGcacaaaaaagttttaaagatacAATTTATAAATTGTAAGATAATTCATCATTTACATAAACTAAATAAAATCCAATAGCAATATGCAAAGGTAAGATACCATTttcaattaaattatatttttattggctttaaatgttgaaaaatatttgtaCAACGTTTGGAGTTAAGCTTTATttgaggcaaaatgaggactgcaaccCAGGAGTCAGGTTTCCAGATAGTTCTGAGAAACTCCTCCAAGGAagcgaggggaggagccagggtatatagaagttttgcaactaAGGGTAGGTAGTCAGGAAACtcaaaagattactgttgattaaaaaaaaacaaacaggtacCTCGAGGtaaggaatttagtgctcttCTATGTAAGGGAAGATGCAAAagtctgggcttactgaaatcattcctttgatatgcacctcagctgtgcgaggggcttcccaggtggtgctagtggtcaagaacctgcctgccagtacaggagacataagagaccaggtttgattcctgggtcgggaagatctcctggaggagggcacatcaaactactacagtattcttgcctggggaatcccccggacagaggagcctggtgggctgtggcccataggatcacagagtcgcacacaactgaagtgacttagcagttaaGATATTCAATTTCATCATCCTACCAAAACACACCCGGGTTCCCCTTCCTAGTCAACTATTCCCACTAACTCTGGGAGCCTTTTATCTGTTTTCTATGCttacattttgccttttccaaaatgcccCACAAATGGAATAATATAGTTTTTAACTGAACTATTTGTTTTAGTTGCTGAATTATAATGGTTATTAATATATTCTAGGTACTAGACCTTTAGCAGAtatgtaatttgaaaatattttctcctattcaagGGACTGTCTCTTCACTTTCTCAATGATGTCCTAAGTAGAgaagtttttacttttaataaagtTGAATTTATCTAATTTTATGTTGTGTTGTTTGTGCTTTGGTATCATACCAatttttttactttgcttcccATTGCTTTTGTTTACTAAAAGGATACTGTCtacacataatggcctgcctcaagGAACCCTGCGCCTCTGCCTGAACACCATCCCTTCCTGGAGGCTGACCATTCCAGGAGACAGTTGCAAGgaaaatggcctttttactttacttcctaaGCTCCTCCCCTACTCTGTtgtataaaagaacctggcatccagacgccaaataaaatgattattttgagatattagtctgccatcttcacAGTcttctggctttctgaataaagtttattccttgcctcaacaaaTTTCTTAGATTTATTGACTTGTTGTGCAGCAAGCAGAGTGAGCTAGGACTCGATAACAGATTTATAACTGCTTTCTTGTAAGATTTTTATAGGTTTAACTCTTATGTTTAtgtttttgatccattttgaccAAAATTTTGTATGTAGTGAAAAGCAGaggtttctcttcttttgtctGTGGctatctagttttcccagcacagtaCATGATAAAAGACTATTTCCCCCATTGAATTGACTTGCCacaattatttgtctttttttccccctcaggatTGCTATGGGTAGTCAGCATCCTTTTTTCCCTGGTATTATCtttctttaaacttattttttagttGGTTAATAATTGTTTCACAATGttgtgtcttttttttgtttgtttgttttatacaaaTTCTAGGGCTTTTTTATGTTTCCATGGAAAATGTGATTGGAATATTTCAATGCATTGGAAAGAAACTGTGGATGGCATTatatagtatggacattttaactatATCAGTTCTTCTGGTCCATGAACAAGGATAGCTTTCCATTtgtcttcttcaatttattttaccACAGTTTTGGAGTTTTCAGTGTAGAAATATTCACATCCTTGGAGAGatctattcctaagtattttactgtttttctattGCGAGcatgattgttttctttctttttcaaatagttcattgttagtgtgtaaaAATGCAACTGTCTTTTATATgttgactttgtatcctgcaactttactaaattcattgataagttctaatagtttttagtGGAGCctctaggattttctatataaaaaCTATATAGAAAATGCAAAATTCTAAAACTCCTAAAGGACAACAGAAGAGAAAATCCAGATGACATTGGATTTGGTAGTAACTTTTGGGATAAAATGATATCATAATCACTGtagaactgaaaattaaaacaacaatgagatgccATTGCACACCTAATGAGATGGAGAAAATCCAAAACATTGAGAGCAGAAAATGCTGGCATGGATGTATAGTAAAaggaattctcattcattgctggtgggaattcaaaatggtacagccacttaaGAAGACAAGCagcttcttacaaaactaaacatactcttaccaaaCAGTCCAACAGTTGCACATCTTGGTATTTACCCACATGAACTAAAAatgtatatccacacaaaaactggTGCCTGGTCATTTATGGCAGCTTTAGTTATAACTGCCAAAACCTGGAAGCAATCAAGGTGTCCTTCACCAAGTGAATGGAAAAtacacaattaaaaatgaaataaaagatattCAGGTTGGAAAGGGACACTTAAACCACtatttcagttccgttcagtcgctcagttgtga
This genomic interval carries:
- the LOC136175767 gene encoding olfactory receptor 52B4-like, which gives rise to MTAFNHTGVSHTVFYFVGIPGLEDKHVWISIPFFMSYVIALLGNSLLIFIILTKRSLHEPMYLFLCMLSGADLILSTCTVPQALAIFWFNAREISLDRCITQLFFIHSTFISESGILLVMAFDRYIAICYPLRYTTILTHTLIGKIGVTIFLRSYGTIFPIIFLLKRLTFCKSNIFPTTVCEHIAVAKFSCDDIRVNFWYGFFVLLSTVTLDVVLIFVSYMLILHAVFRIPSRDARHKTLNTCGSHVCVIILFYGPGIFSAFTPRFAHHILPHVHILLANVCILAPTMLNPIIYGIKTKQIRDQVSQILCQKKI